Proteins from a genomic interval of Tenacibaculum sp. SZ-18:
- a CDS encoding PorP/SprF family type IX secretion system membrane protein produces the protein MVKNITLFVLFALLHFTCQAQVSVSEDEYNGFSSRSFMQFNNFMTVPTFSILHRETATIEAISRSSNIEFQDASRLHIVSYSGRMRRNVGGGIAVFQQEIGVFKDFGAVANYAYQLKLGGNKKFTFGFNFFYSRRSLDNPRILTNGDDPLVNNYQDKPVVVFQPAATMSFGDLDVGLFFENLGDFNLKSSEFVTDFGDKTISGHVAYTYRFENTGGLLKDMTLRGLGVARRLKDDFSYAGNLLLELPQAGWVKFGYDKIFGLNAGIGINLTKNLGIGFSYENQNNLGGTNEVGILYRFGRNRGRGFSRQKPEVTILLPEDEKPEITDRRRNNYEDPEHNDLSDELKMAQDSLNSLHKKVDELLKLVQNQPISKERIKEVPARTPRADRDQSLPRRNTKPWREQAIIRTGGGAGTMYYTAIEQYKSLKRAQDKVKKYNRNKRNKYNARYVKDPKYNVYVVYIDRHSKKEDAEDQKHEINGTTKGTEGEDADNDLGIKKEKGGDKVYVMKITLGAQGETYKEKKSQPPARVRAMKNPTGEIPPGYYLVVNVFSKKAYADRFLDELESDGINADFFINPETGMRHVYILKTDNRAEAIQQYNNNLKGKYYDRKNIIEIK, from the coding sequence ATGGTAAAAAACATTACTTTATTTGTATTATTTGCATTACTTCATTTTACATGCCAAGCTCAGGTAAGTGTAAGTGAAGATGAGTATAATGGTTTTTCGTCAAGAAGTTTTATGCAGTTTAATAACTTTATGACAGTTCCTACGTTTTCAATATTGCATAGAGAGACTGCTACAATTGAAGCAATTTCAAGAAGTTCAAATATAGAATTTCAAGATGCTTCAAGACTTCATATTGTAAGTTATTCGGGTAGAATGAGGAGAAATGTGGGAGGAGGTATTGCAGTTTTTCAACAAGAGATAGGAGTATTTAAAGATTTTGGAGCTGTAGCAAATTATGCCTACCAACTTAAATTAGGAGGAAATAAAAAATTCACATTTGGTTTTAACTTTTTTTATAGTAGAAGAAGTTTAGATAATCCAAGAATTCTCACGAACGGAGATGATCCTTTAGTTAATAATTATCAAGATAAACCGGTTGTTGTTTTTCAGCCTGCAGCTACAATGTCGTTTGGTGATTTAGATGTAGGTTTATTTTTTGAAAACTTAGGGGATTTTAATTTAAAATCTAGTGAGTTTGTAACAGATTTTGGAGATAAGACCATTTCTGGTCACGTTGCTTATACTTATCGATTTGAAAATACAGGAGGCTTATTAAAGGATATGACTTTAAGAGGTTTAGGTGTAGCACGCAGATTAAAAGATGATTTTTCTTATGCAGGGAATCTTTTGTTAGAATTACCTCAGGCTGGTTGGGTTAAATTTGGTTACGATAAAATATTTGGACTAAATGCTGGTATTGGAATTAATCTTACAAAAAATTTAGGTATTGGTTTTTCGTATGAGAATCAGAATAATTTAGGAGGTACTAATGAGGTTGGTATCTTGTATCGTTTTGGTAGGAATAGAGGAAGAGGATTCTCTAGACAAAAACCTGAAGTAACAATATTATTACCAGAAGACGAGAAGCCTGAGATTACTGATAGACGAAGAAATAATTATGAAGATCCTGAGCATAATGACCTATCTGATGAGTTAAAAATGGCTCAAGATTCTTTAAATAGCTTACATAAAAAAGTAGATGAGTTATTGAAGTTGGTTCAAAATCAACCTATTAGTAAAGAGAGAATTAAAGAGGTCCCAGCAAGAACTCCAAGAGCTGATAGAGATCAATCCTTACCAAGAAGAAATACTAAACCATGGAGAGAACAGGCAATTATTAGAACAGGTGGAGGAGCCGGCACAATGTATTATACCGCTATTGAACAATATAAATCTCTTAAGAGAGCTCAGGATAAGGTTAAGAAATACAATAGAAATAAGAGAAATAAATACAATGCACGATATGTAAAAGATCCCAAGTATAATGTGTATGTTGTTTACATTGATAGACATAGTAAAAAAGAAGATGCAGAAGATCAGAAACATGAAATTAACGGCACAACTAAAGGAACTGAGGGAGAAGATGCTGATAATGATTTAGGAATCAAGAAAGAGAAAGGTGGAGATAAAGTGTATGTAATGAAAATTACCCTAGGAGCACAAGGTGAAACATATAAGGAGAAAAAATCTCAGCCACCGGCAAGAGTGCGTGCCATGAAAAATCCTACCGGAGAGATTCCTCCAGGGTATTATTTAGTGGTGAATGTATTTAGTAAAAAAGCATATGCAGATAGATTTCTGGACGAGCTTGAAAGTGACGGGATTAATGCAGATTTCTTTATCAATCCTGAAACTGGGATGCGACACGTTTACATTTTAAAAACGGATAATAGAGCAGAAGCTATTCAACAGTATAATAATAATTTAAAAGGTAAATACTATGATAGAAAGAATATAATTGAAATTAAATAA
- a CDS encoding gliding motility-associated C-terminal domain-containing protein — MCKYLKTNLELILKLAILLLSLNIYGQTIDKPILGFSSACGSDGFNNFNFSFVFRDGLFDTNNTFNVVISDENGDFGANPPVIFSITDSNVNTFPTNPVDGSFSVPDDAFGTSYRIKVIANSPNIESPPSDPFEMYRISSEPLILNEFNDDLVLCNGVAETVSLNLTDPNVEFIWYRNNTPITSQSSSSLTITQPGEYYAEINYGGCPDAVISNKVIARVVNSSSITIQGDNTVELCADQAYDLIASIDDPSFIYKWFKDGNEITGLPDYTPIYTTPTSDQFGVYHLEIEISGCSSRSQDVTLEQKSDAGFPVEISGNPTEIVFPSEEFTLTVTHEASGPVDIKWFDANGEIPGATGDTLNVSGPGEYYAEVTESGGDCPVSVLSDIREILGVKEMFVTIRSGTDYDECVSASTELTMVGISVIATDDNEYDVSQEKIDKLLSPDSTGAIIMRFQWYKNGTTITDAESILYNVNSYAENDEYYLNLEVGSLSADSNILDILLGVGEVQIVSSSVSNALCPGESIFLSITDFTGYSYTWFKDGIPITVSDPLNIEVSEIGSYSVTLDGFGCQINIAEVEIVEFDDTVLEVSPSTNAVLPVGGSVTFEASGADSYEWYDEAGNLLSTNETLEVNTLGTYIVIGTVGGCTAQREVNVVEDDGKLVIPNIITPFNGDGINDKWELPNRFAFQTNVQILIFNSKGEEVLNTTDYQNNWPEDNNLRDGMLFYFKVIRENNLIKAGTISILQ; from the coding sequence ATGTGTAAGTACTTGAAAACAAATCTAGAACTGATTCTCAAGCTGGCGATTCTATTGCTAAGCCTTAATATTTATGGGCAAACTATTGATAAACCTATCTTAGGATTTTCTTCTGCATGTGGTTCCGATGGGTTTAATAATTTTAACTTCAGTTTTGTTTTTAGGGATGGTCTTTTTGATACAAATAATACATTTAATGTTGTTATTTCTGATGAGAACGGAGATTTTGGAGCGAATCCACCTGTGATTTTTAGTATTACAGATTCAAATGTTAACACCTTTCCAACGAATCCTGTTGATGGATCATTTAGTGTTCCTGATGATGCATTTGGAACTAGTTATCGAATAAAAGTAATAGCTAATAGTCCAAATATTGAAAGTCCTCCTTCGGATCCTTTTGAAATGTATCGTATTTCTTCAGAGCCCCTAATTTTAAATGAATTCAACGACGACTTAGTTTTGTGTAACGGAGTTGCTGAGACTGTTTCCTTGAATTTAACAGATCCTAATGTTGAGTTTATTTGGTACAGGAATAACACACCAATTACCTCTCAGTCTAGTTCTTCTTTGACTATAACACAACCAGGAGAGTATTATGCAGAAATTAATTATGGGGGTTGTCCTGATGCTGTAATATCTAATAAAGTTATTGCGAGAGTGGTAAATTCGTCTTCCATAACAATTCAGGGAGACAATACTGTAGAATTATGTGCGGATCAGGCTTATGATTTAATTGCAAGTATAGATGACCCTTCGTTTATATATAAATGGTTTAAAGATGGTAATGAAATTACAGGTTTACCTGATTATACTCCCATTTACACGACTCCAACAAGTGATCAATTTGGAGTTTATCATTTAGAAATAGAAATCTCTGGATGTTCTAGTAGATCTCAGGATGTAACATTAGAGCAAAAGTCTGATGCCGGTTTCCCTGTGGAAATAAGCGGAAATCCTACTGAAATAGTTTTTCCAAGTGAAGAATTCACCTTAACTGTAACGCATGAAGCTTCTGGTCCAGTAGATATTAAGTGGTTTGATGCAAATGGAGAAATTCCTGGAGCTACAGGAGATACATTAAATGTTTCTGGTCCGGGTGAATATTATGCTGAAGTTACAGAATCAGGAGGGGATTGTCCAGTTTCAGTGTTGTCAGATATTCGGGAAATTCTAGGAGTAAAAGAAATGTTTGTAACTATTAGATCAGGCACTGATTATGATGAGTGTGTTTCGGCTTCAACAGAGTTGACTATGGTTGGTATCAGTGTTATAGCTACTGATGATAATGAGTATGATGTATCACAAGAAAAAATAGATAAGCTTTTGTCTCCTGATTCGACTGGTGCAATTATAATGAGATTCCAATGGTACAAAAACGGAACTACTATAACTGATGCTGAATCAATTTTATATAATGTAAATTCATATGCTGAAAATGATGAATATTATTTGAATTTAGAAGTGGGTTCGTTGTCTGCTGATTCAAATATTTTAGATATACTATTAGGTGTGGGAGAGGTACAGATAGTTTCTTCTTCCGTATCAAATGCACTTTGTCCAGGAGAATCTATATTCCTAAGTATTACAGATTTTACTGGATATAGTTACACATGGTTTAAAGATGGTATTCCTATTACAGTTTCAGATCCTCTAAATATTGAGGTATCAGAAATAGGTTCATATAGTGTGACTTTAGATGGCTTTGGGTGTCAAATTAATATAGCTGAAGTAGAAATTGTGGAATTTGATGATACAGTTCTAGAGGTGAGTCCATCTACTAACGCCGTACTTCCTGTTGGAGGTTCTGTAACTTTTGAAGCCAGTGGAGCTGACTCTTATGAGTGGTATGACGAAGCAGGAAATTTATTGTCAACTAACGAAACCTTAGAGGTAAATACATTAGGGACTTATATAGTTATTGGAACAGTTGGTGGATGTACAGCTCAAAGAGAAGTCAATGTGGTTGAGGATGATGGGAAATTAGTTATACCGAATATTATTACACCGTTCAATGGAGATGGGATTAACGATAAATGGGAATTACCTAATCGATTTGCTTTTCAAACAAATGTACAGATACTAATTTTTAATTCAAAAGGGGAAGAGGTTCTTAATACAACCGATTATCAAAATAATTGGCCAGAGGACAATAATTTAAGAGATGGGATGTTATTTTACTTTAAAGTTATAAGAGAAAATAACTTAATTAAGGCAGGAACCATTTCAATATTACAATAA
- the porQ gene encoding type IX secretion system protein PorQ, producing MLIKITSIIIFFLTVIVTSQVAGTRSFAFLNTTTDARQIALGGKVLTLIDDVDQPKWNPASINIDLDRKLSVNYTSYLADISIGSISYAHRFNRHSPTFHSNITYINYGTLIQADEEGNETGTFGASDVGISFGYAYQIPNTSISIGANARLIYSSIAYFSSSAFTVDFGAIYYNIEKPYIFSVALRNIGTQLSTFNGISEKIPFEIAIGGSYMLENVPIRLYGTIDNLQQWNISTANPSNSISDLEGNITEEEISFLDNAFRHIIIGAELFPKRAVNLRVGYNFRRGKELQVQNVRTFGGISFGFGLRMNKIKLNYAYSRYHSASNVSTFGLTIDFNKNYRRNISTKY from the coding sequence ATGCTGATAAAAATCACTTCTATTATAATTTTTTTCTTGACTGTTATTGTCACTTCTCAAGTTGCAGGAACACGCTCTTTTGCTTTCTTAAATACAACTACAGACGCTAGACAAATTGCACTAGGTGGTAAAGTCTTAACATTAATAGATGATGTGGATCAACCAAAATGGAATCCTGCTTCAATTAATATAGATTTAGACCGTAAACTTTCTGTTAATTATACAAGTTATTTAGCTGATATTTCTATTGGATCGATTTCATACGCACATCGTTTTAATAGACACTCACCTACATTTCATTCTAATATTACTTATATAAATTATGGAACTCTAATACAAGCAGATGAAGAAGGAAATGAAACTGGAACTTTCGGAGCAAGTGATGTTGGAATATCATTTGGATATGCTTATCAAATACCTAACACCAGCATAAGCATTGGAGCAAATGCCAGATTAATTTATTCTTCAATTGCCTATTTCTCTTCAAGTGCTTTTACAGTAGATTTTGGCGCTATCTATTATAATATTGAAAAACCTTACATATTTTCTGTAGCTTTGAGAAACATTGGAACACAATTATCAACATTTAACGGAATCTCTGAAAAAATTCCTTTTGAAATAGCTATTGGAGGGTCTTACATGTTGGAGAATGTACCAATCCGCTTATATGGAACAATAGATAATTTACAACAATGGAATATCAGTACAGCCAACCCGTCTAATTCAATTTCTGATTTGGAAGGTAATATAACTGAAGAAGAAATTTCTTTTTTAGACAATGCTTTTAGACATATTATTATCGGCGCCGAATTATTCCCTAAAAGAGCAGTAAACTTGAGAGTTGGATATAATTTTAGAAGAGGAAAAGAATTACAAGTTCAAAACGTTCGAACTTTTGGAGGTATTTCTTTTGGATTCGGATTACGCATGAATAAAATCAAACTTAATTACGCCTATTCACGTTATCATTCTGCATCTAATGTAAGCACATTTGGATTAACTATTGACTTTAATAAAAATTACAGAAGAAATATTTCTACAAAATATTAA
- the cmk gene encoding (d)CMP kinase gives MSNKKIIIAIDGFSSTGKSTIAKQLAKKLNYIYVDTGAMYRAVTLYAMQNKIITNNTFDPQSLISALPHIKLLFKFNSELGFAEMYLNDSNVEKEIRTIEVSKLVSKVSEVPQVRKKLVQEQQAMGKERGIVMDGRDIGTVVFPDAELKLFMTASADKRATRRYKELINRGDEVNYEEILHNVQERDHIDSTRKDSPLKKADDAVQFDNSDMGLTEQFERIMRLVNDRL, from the coding sequence ATGAGCAATAAAAAGATAATTATAGCCATTGATGGATTTTCCTCTACAGGAAAAAGTACCATAGCGAAACAACTTGCAAAAAAATTAAATTACATTTATGTTGACACTGGAGCAATGTACAGAGCTGTTACATTGTATGCAATGCAAAATAAAATAATTACAAACAATACTTTTGATCCACAAAGTCTAATCAGCGCTTTACCTCATATTAAATTACTATTTAAGTTCAATTCTGAATTAGGATTTGCAGAAATGTACTTAAACGATTCTAATGTTGAAAAAGAAATTAGAACTATCGAAGTTTCTAAACTCGTGAGTAAAGTGTCCGAAGTTCCTCAAGTCAGAAAAAAATTAGTTCAAGAGCAACAAGCAATGGGTAAAGAAAGAGGAATTGTAATGGATGGAAGAGATATTGGTACGGTGGTATTTCCTGATGCTGAACTAAAACTTTTCATGACTGCCTCCGCAGATAAAAGAGCAACTAGAAGATATAAAGAATTAATAAACCGTGGTGACGAAGTAAACTATGAAGAAATTCTTCATAACGTACAAGAACGCGACCATATAGATTCTACAAGGAAAGACTCTCCGTTAAAAAAAGCTGATGACGCTGTGCAGTTTGACAATTCGGATATGGGACTAACAGAACAATTCGAAAGAATAATGAGGCTTGTAAATGATAGACTCTAA
- a CDS encoding RluA family pseudouridine synthase, with the protein MQEESHDLQEENSELYEHYRFTANDGQEPLRVDKFLMNFIENATRNKIQQAAKAGNILVNDVAVKSNYKVKPKDMVRVVLAHPPHENLLVAEDLPINIVYEDDDVIVVNKEPGMVVHPGHGNYTGTLVNGLIHHIENLPKNSNERPGLVHRIDKDTSGLLVVAKTEYAMAHLSKQFFDKTTERLYHALVWGSVEEDSGTIVGHIGRSIKDRMQMSVFPDGEFGKPAVTHFRVLERFTYVTLVECKLETGRTHQIRAHFKYIGHTLFNDERYGGDQILKGTTFTKYKQFVDNCFKVLPRQALHAKTLGFVHPTSGEFMQFDSEIPDDIQKCLDKWRRYSVNSNEIE; encoded by the coding sequence ATGCAGGAGGAAAGTCACGATTTACAGGAAGAGAATTCTGAATTATACGAACATTACCGGTTTACCGCAAATGATGGACAAGAGCCGTTGCGTGTGGATAAATTTTTAATGAACTTTATTGAAAACGCGACACGAAATAAAATTCAGCAAGCAGCAAAAGCTGGGAATATTTTGGTGAATGATGTGGCTGTAAAGTCGAATTATAAAGTAAAGCCGAAAGACATGGTTCGTGTTGTTTTAGCACATCCACCACATGAAAATTTATTGGTAGCTGAAGATTTACCGATAAACATTGTTTACGAAGATGATGATGTAATAGTGGTAAATAAAGAGCCTGGAATGGTTGTTCATCCCGGACATGGAAATTATACTGGTACTTTGGTAAATGGATTAATTCATCATATAGAAAATCTACCAAAGAACAGTAACGAACGCCCTGGATTAGTTCATCGAATTGATAAAGATACAAGTGGTTTATTAGTGGTTGCTAAAACTGAGTATGCCATGGCACATTTGTCTAAACAGTTTTTTGATAAAACAACCGAGCGCTTATATCATGCATTGGTCTGGGGAAGCGTGGAAGAAGATTCAGGAACAATAGTAGGACATATTGGTAGAAGTATAAAAGATAGAATGCAAATGTCTGTTTTTCCTGATGGAGAGTTTGGAAAGCCTGCTGTAACGCATTTCCGAGTTTTGGAACGATTTACTTATGTTACTTTAGTAGAATGTAAATTAGAAACAGGAAGAACCCATCAAATTAGAGCGCATTTCAAATATATTGGACATACTTTATTTAACGATGAACGTTATGGTGGCGATCAAATTTTAAAAGGAACCACATTTACAAAATACAAACAGTTTGTAGATAATTGTTTTAAGGTATTACCACGACAAGCTTTGCACGCAAAAACTTTAGGGTTTGTTCATCCAACATCAGGAGAGTTTATGCAGTTTGATTCTGAAATTCCAGACGACATACAAAAATGTTTAGATAAATGGAGAAGATATTCTGTTAACTCTAACGAAATAGAATAA
- a CDS encoding PASTA domain-containing protein, which produces MKFIQFLKSRTFFIQVGLAIVGLLLFVFLLQWWLGFTTNHDQKIQVPDLNKMGLLEVDKKLEELNLDYVVIDSASYNPDYPGKSVIEQNPEAGDFVKEKRKIYLTLNPTKYKDVSIPDLNGKTKRQAITHLVSIGFLVGENFTYVPDIGKDVVRGLKHEGKQVGLGDKLPKKSVINLILGDGKGN; this is translated from the coding sequence ATGAAGTTTATTCAATTTTTAAAAAGTAGAACGTTTTTTATCCAAGTAGGTTTAGCTATTGTTGGATTATTATTGTTCGTTTTTTTATTACAATGGTGGTTAGGTTTTACAACAAATCACGATCAAAAAATTCAAGTTCCAGATTTAAATAAAATGGGGTTGTTGGAGGTTGATAAAAAACTTGAAGAATTGAATTTGGATTATGTAGTTATTGATAGTGCTAGTTATAATCCAGATTATCCTGGGAAGTCGGTTATTGAACAAAATCCTGAGGCAGGTGACTTTGTAAAAGAAAAAAGAAAAATTTATTTAACATTAAATCCAACAAAATATAAAGACGTTTCAATTCCGGATTTAAATGGTAAAACAAAAAGACAAGCAATTACTCATTTAGTCTCGATTGGATTTTTAGTAGGAGAGAATTTTACTTATGTTCCAGATATAGGAAAGGATGTTGTAAGAGGATTGAAACATGAAGGAAAACAAGTTGGCTTGGGAGATAAGTTGCCCAAAAAATCAGTAATTAATTTAATTTTAGGTGACGGAAAGGGGAATTAG
- a CDS encoding D-alanine--D-alanine ligase: MKKNIAIIMGGYSSEVAISIKSGNVVYKHLNTEKYNSYRIHIVKEGWFYIDSDENKHSVNKDDFSIEINGNKIIFDCVFNAIHGAPGENGSILAYFDLLGIKHTSAPFYQMALTFNKRDTLSVLQKYDIPTAKSVYLNKGNSFNPNEIVEKVGLPCFVKPNNAGSSFGISKVYEIHELDDAINKAYQEDYEILIESFLEGTEVSVGVIEYNNEVLVLPMTEIVSENDFFDYEAKYEGKSQEITPARISLEEKEKVELIAKKVYAVLNMSGFSRSEYILVNGEPHFLEMNTVPGLTEESILPQQANEAGISMSELFDNAIQNQLN, encoded by the coding sequence ATGAAAAAAAATATCGCCATTATTATGGGAGGCTACTCATCAGAAGTAGCGATTTCTATTAAAAGTGGAAATGTAGTTTATAAACATTTGAATACTGAAAAGTATAATTCATACCGAATACATATAGTAAAAGAAGGATGGTTTTATATTGACTCTGATGAAAATAAACATTCCGTTAATAAGGATGATTTTTCAATCGAAATTAACGGAAACAAAATAATATTCGATTGTGTTTTTAATGCTATTCATGGTGCACCAGGAGAAAACGGATCTATTTTAGCATACTTCGATTTACTTGGAATAAAACATACTTCTGCTCCATTTTACCAAATGGCATTAACTTTTAATAAACGTGATACATTAAGTGTGCTACAGAAGTACGATATTCCAACTGCCAAATCAGTATACTTAAATAAAGGAAACTCTTTTAATCCTAATGAAATAGTTGAAAAAGTTGGATTACCTTGTTTTGTAAAACCAAATAACGCAGGTTCTAGTTTTGGGATATCTAAAGTTTATGAAATACATGAATTAGATGATGCTATTAACAAAGCATATCAAGAAGATTATGAAATTCTAATTGAAAGTTTCCTTGAAGGAACTGAAGTTTCTGTAGGTGTTATTGAGTATAATAATGAAGTATTAGTTTTACCAATGACAGAAATAGTTTCTGAAAATGACTTCTTTGATTACGAAGCAAAATATGAAGGTAAGTCTCAAGAAATAACTCCCGCAAGAATCTCTTTAGAAGAGAAAGAAAAAGTTGAATTAATCGCTAAAAAAGTATATGCAGTTTTAAACATGAGTGGCTTTTCAAGATCTGAGTATATTTTAGTAAATGGTGAACCACATTTCTTAGAAATGAATACTGTACCTGGCTTAACAGAGGAAAGTATACTTCCACAACAGGCCAATGAAGCCGGAATTTCCATGAGTGAACTTTTTGATAACGCAATACAAAATCAACTAAACTAA
- the coaD gene encoding pantetheine-phosphate adenylyltransferase has protein sequence MRRAIFPGSFDPITLGHFDIIERGVTLFDELIIAIGINADKKYMFPLEKRKQFIEEAFKNEPKIKVVTYEGLTVNFCKEIGADFILRGLRNPADFEFEKAIAHTNRKLSEIETVFLLTSSGKSYISSSIVRDVIRNNGDYTGLVPDSVRVS, from the coding sequence ATGAGACGTGCTATTTTCCCAGGATCATTTGATCCAATTACCTTAGGACATTTCGATATTATTGAAAGAGGTGTTACACTTTTCGATGAATTAATTATCGCTATCGGTATCAATGCTGATAAAAAATATATGTTCCCTTTAGAAAAAAGAAAACAGTTTATTGAAGAAGCTTTTAAAAATGAACCTAAAATAAAAGTGGTTACTTATGAAGGTTTGACGGTAAATTTCTGTAAGGAAATTGGAGCTGATTTTATTTTAAGAGGATTACGTAATCCTGCTGATTTCGAATTCGAAAAAGCCATTGCTCACACTAACAGAAAACTATCAGAAATTGAGACTGTGTTCTTATTAACATCATCAGGAAAAAGTTATATTTCTTCTTCTATTGTTAGAGACGTTATTAGAAATAATGGTGATTATACTGGTTTAGTTCCTGATTCTGTAAGAGTATCGTAA